From the genome of Zalophus californianus isolate mZalCal1 chromosome 6, mZalCal1.pri.v2, whole genome shotgun sequence, one region includes:
- the ZFP36L1 gene encoding mRNA decay activator protein ZFP36L1, with translation MTTTLVSATIFDLSEVLCKGNKMLNYSTPSAGGCLLDRKAVGTPAGGGFPRRHSVTLPSSKFHQNQLLSSLKGEPAPALSSRDSRFRDRSFSEGGERLLPTQKQPGSGQVNSSRYKTELCRPFEENGACKYGDKCQFAHGIHELRSLTRHPKYKTELCRTFHTIGFCPYGPRCHFIHNAEERRALAGARDLSADRPRLQHSFSFAGFPSAAATAAATGLLDSPTSITPPPILSADDLLGSPTLPDGTNNPFAFSSQELASLFAPSMGLPGGGSPTTFLFRPMSESPHMFDSPPSPQDSLSDQEGYLSSSSSSHSGSDSPTLDNSRRLPIFSRLSISDD, from the exons ATGACCACCACCCTCGTGTCTGCCACCATCTTCGACTTGAGCGAAGTTTTATGCAAG ggTAACAAGATGCTCAACTACAGTACTCCCAGTGCAGGGGGCTGCCTGCTGGACAGGAAGGCGGTGGGCACCCCTGCCGGTGGGGGCTTCCCCCGGAGGCACTCAGTCACCCTGCCCAGCTCCAAGTTCCACCAGAACCAGCTCCTCAGCAGCCTCAAGGGCGAGCCGGCCCCAGCTCTGAGCTCCCGCGACAGCCGTTTCCGAGACCGCTCTTTCTCAGAAGGGGGCGAGCGGCTGCTGCCCACCCAGAAGCAGCCGGGGAGTGGCCAGGTCAACTCCAGCCGCTACAAGACGGAGCTGTGCCGGCCTTTCGAGGAGAACGGCGCCTGTAAGTACGGGGACAAGTGCCAGTTCGCGCATGGCATCCACGAGCTCCGAAGTCTGACCCGTCACCCCAAGTACAAGACGGAGCTGTGCCGCACCTTCCACACCATCGGCTTTTGCCCATATGGGCCCCGCTGCCACTTCATCCACAACGCCGAGGAGCGCCGTGCCCTGGCCGGGGCCCGGGACCTCTCCGCTGACCGTCCCCGCCTCCAGCATAGCTTTAGCTTTGCGGGGTTTCCCAgtgccgccgccaccgccgctgCCACGGGGCTGCTGGACAGCCCCACatccatcaccccaccccccatcctgaGCGCTGATGACCTCCTGGGCTCACCCACCCTGCCAGATGGCACCAATAACCCCTTCGCCTTCTCCAGCCAGGAGCTGGCGAGCCTCTTTGCCCCTAGCATGGGGCTGCCTGGGGGTGGCTCCCCAACCACCTTCCTCTTCCGGCCCATGTCCGAGTCCCCTCACATGTTTGACTCTCCCCCCAGCCCTCAGGATTCGCTCTCGGACCAGGAGGGCTATCTGAGCAGCTCCAGCAGTAGCCACAGTGGCTCTGATTCCCCCACCTTGGACAACTCAAGACGCCTGCCCATTTTCAGCAGACTTTCCATCTCAGATGACTAA